One Populus nigra chromosome 16, ddPopNigr1.1, whole genome shotgun sequence genomic window, TTTGTAgtgtttattatattttttttatatatataattatattaagttgttataactaattatttttttattagccctaatgtcttttttgttgttgttttatgaaaccttaaaaaaaaaaatcaacaattgaagaagttgatatatataaagcaaCCTGTTTGAATAATAAAGTTTCCCCAATTCTTGATATGCCTTGTTTGAAATTAAGTTGAGAGCATTTgcaattaattacaaaaactaaTTAACAAACATTAGGGCACAACGTACAACATCTATCTCAATGAATACATATTAgggatttttttcccttaatcatcaagataaagaattaattaaggtgTTAATTAAGGTGTTgaaatctcttaaattttttggccattagtctattttattttagatctatAATTGGAAAAGATTCCCTGCTAGCCAGTTGCTTGAAGAAGAATGCTGTTCTTGTAGTATATACCTTCTCCATCTTGGTAAGTAAGGATATATTCTTACCTGCCTGTCCAAGTAAAGCAATTTGGAGGGCACCCATTTATATCGAGGGGAGGggggctatatatatatatatatatatatatatatatatatatatatatatagctaataaataaaataataataatattttaatatattttcaaataaaaatcaatttaaaaaataactttaactacatctaagtaattttattgtgataTATATTAAGATTTGACGGAAACGATTAAAATCGAACTCGAACTCGAActcaaagtttaatttttatttttagcacatattcttatttatctaattaaCTACGTACGTTTATATTTTGATAACTAATTTTAGTTTGGATCAAATCAGAAACTGATAAGGAACAAGATTCAAAGCCAAAGCTAAAATTCTAAGATCCATCTAAAGCAGCAGGCAGATACAACAGCTAAAAAGTTCTCTCACTCACCCAAAAAAAGCAGCCAGACAGCACAAAATCCTCCCCTACGAAGAAAGAAAAGCATCTCAAGTCTACTTCTTGAATGGAGCATGGCTATACTCCATGCAGTACAATTCATAACCTTCACCTCTCCTCACCACAAACATGGAGAATGCCTTGGCTACGTTTTCTGCTTCAACTGCCACCGCAATTTTTCTTCTTGCGGCCTCAACTCTCTATATTCAAGGTATGGATAAATATGCCATTTCCTCCTCTTTGTATGGTGACCTTAAGATTTCATGTATgacttattatatatatatatcaatgttGCTATTTTGTAATTAGGAGTGGAAGGAAGTATGGGAGTAAACTATGGCACGCTGGCTAACAACCTGCCTCCACCAGCACAGGTAGCCCATTTTCTTTTAGAATCCACCATTATCAACCGCGTTAGGCTCTTTGATGCCAGCACCGAAATTCTACGAGCCTTTGCTCACACAGGCATTGCAGTCACAGTCACAGTGACAAATGATCAAATCCCTCACCTTACCAACATAGGTTTTGCACAAGAATGGCTGAAATCCAATGTCCAACCTCATGTGCGGACCACCAACATTGTCCGAATCTTGGTAGGCAATGAAGTAATATCAACAGCAAACAAATTGTTAATAGCAAGCTTGGTTCCTGCTATGCAAACTCTTCATGCAGCTTTAGTTGGTGCGTCATTAGACCGTAGAATCAAAATCTCTACCCCTCACTCTTTAGGCATTCTCTCAAGTTCAAGCCCACCATCCGGTGGCAAATTTCGACAAGGATATGATACACATGTTCTTAAACCGTTGCTTAGCTTCCTTAGAGCTACCAATTCACCATTCATGATTAACCCTTATCCATTCTTTGGATCCTCTCCTGAAACTCTTGATTATGCACTGTTTAGGACTAGTTCAGGCGTGTTTGATGAAAACACCAAACTTTCTTACACAAACATGCTAGATGCGCAACTTGATGCTGTCTTTTCAGCAATGAAACTTCTTGGTTTTAGTGATATTGAGATTGTCATATCCGAAACCGGGTGGCCATCACTAGGAGATTCATCACAAGTTGGTGTTGATGCAGAAAGTGCAGCTCAATACAATAGGAATCTGATGCAGCATGTAACATCTGGAGCTGGCACCCCCCTCATGCCCAACCGGACATTTGAAACTTACATTTTCGCACTTTTTAATGAAGATCTCAAGCCAGGGCCTACCTGCGAGAGGAATTTCGGATTGTTCCTGCCGGACATGACCCCAGTGTACGATATTGGAATCCTAAGGTCAACAGTAGCTGCTGCTAGCAAATTCCACCATGCTACATATATCTCAGTCCTTACAATCGGGCTTCTAATAATTTCTAACCATGGTGACAACATgctttgttaattattagttaGTGTCAATTAACTCTCTGATCACCGTTTACGTAAAATTTTGATCGAAATTCGGTTTTGGAATTCTTTCTTGACAGGCTAAATCATCCATTCCTACGAACCCTGCCCTTGTACCAAGTGACTGCACCGGTGAGTCCAGGGTCATGATCGAGGAGGGCCTAAAGGAAAAACGCGGTGCCTTCCTAAAACAGGAGCAGATGTGGAGGCTCTACAGAGAAACATTGATTATGTGTGTGGCCTGGAAATGCAGTACTGCACACCTATTCAAGAAGGTGGTGAATGCTTCCTGCCCATATGGTGAGAGTACACGCAGCATTCGCCATGAATGCATGCTATCAGGGCACGGGAAAGAATGACTTCGATTGCGATTTCGAAACTGGCCGGGGCGATTTCCACTGTGGATCCCAGTGTGTCCCTTTTCTTTCTGTGCACTGATAATACACCCACACACAccccttttgtttttgataGAAACTCATTTACAAGAATTTGCTATATCTTTCTCCATTCCAGGCTGCGAGTATATATTGAAGACATCGGTGCATGCAATGGATTATTTGCAATGAAGAAGAGGATTGGCTCAGAAAATTAACTTCTGTTTGTTTACCAAGAATGGAATATAGAACAAGAACTAGGAGGAAATATATGCTTAGGCATTATGTCTACTGGTTTAGTAACTATCATTATGTTTATAGAATACGTATATATACGACAACAGGTCTACAAATATTGTACTGCTAGCTATTTGCTCAGATATTTGTAAAAGTGAATGCTATTACTTTGGTATAATCATATGAACATGGATTAGCAGTTAGGAACACCTTAATtaccatttgtttttgttttagttaattaattatacgGGGCCATgtggatctctctctctctctctctctctctctctctctctctctctctctctctctctctctctcacacacacacacacacacacacacacacgtttcatttagatgaagaaaaatagtgaaattCTATTTAGGGTTGGATTATTTTTCCCCACTTGCCAAGCAAtgcatattcttcttctttataacttttctccatgaagaagtaattatttttcctgttaattatttaattaagattttctttatattattatataatatggtTTATAAGTAATATTTTACCATTggatattattatataatatagttAATAGGTAATGCTAGAAACGGGACTGTGTCCACCGCAAGTCCaccttttgttttcataaaaataaatgtttaactGATGTAAAcgcatttaaaagaaataaaaaaaaacaaatgacttaAGTTATATCctcaatcaagtttaataagtcacaaattaaaaaaaaataacgataataaacaaatattaaaaaaaaccataataacttaaaaaacactttaaaaaaatatgtaattagataaaaaaaagacaaaattgaaTCAACCCGAGATAGCATGATAGACATGTGATCTAGGTAATAAAAGCGAGGTAACCCAAGTTAACCCAAAAAACCTGTGGCCTAGTTTATGAGATAatccgataaaaaaaatatgaaaaaaactacaaagccaatttatttttttaaaaaaaactaatgtcaaatggtgaaaaaaaaaggacatcgACTTGCAATGTTGTCAAAATCACGAgttgacttgtaaaattatataatttaatgagTCAACATGTATTTAACGTGTAAAATTAGACTAAAAACTCGAAAACCAGTAAAATTTGTCAAACTCGATAAACTCACACCAATTTTATGAGTttcaaagaaatataaaattatacaatctAGTAATCTGTATCTTAGCATTTTCATTGTTACAAATTTATATCTTGCAAAACTTGTGCAATTTGATAATCAAGGGCTTGATTTtgactataattattataattttttttaactattataaGTTATTTGTGGATTtcatttctataaaataaaaatacctatTCATTCTTAAAAGTTTCTTATGTAAACTATTAACATATCAATTAGCAATTTCCTTTGTTTTAGCTGGcaaatatatagaataaaagtTGTAAATTGACATGCTTGATTCTTGaagtaattaatgttaaatggcCTACCAAAATTTGAAGGGACTCGTTTCTTGTAAAtagcaaaataaatgaattgatttgttcaaaaaaataaaggaatcaatatgaaaaaaaataaaagtgttt contains:
- the LOC133675575 gene encoding glucan endo-1,3-beta-glucosidase isoform X2; this translates as MENALATFSASTATAIFLLAASTLYIQGVEGSMGVNYGTLANNLPPPAQVAHFLLESTIINRVRLFDASTEILRAFAHTGIAVTVTVTNDQIPHLTNIGFAQEWLKSNVQPHVRTTNIVRILVGNEVISTANKLLIASLVPAMQTLHAALVGASLDRRIKISTPHSLGILSSSSPPSGGKFRQGYDTHVLKPLLSFLRATNSPFMINPYPFFGSSPETLDYALFRTSSGVFDENTKLSYTNMLDAQLDAVFSAMKLLGFSDIEIVISETGWPSLGDSSQVGVDAESAAQYNRNLMQHVTSGAGTPLMPNRTFETYIFALFNEDLKPGPTCERNFGLFLPDMTPVYDIGILRSTVAAASKFHHATYISVLTIGLLIISNHG
- the LOC133675575 gene encoding glucan endo-1,3-beta-glucosidase isoform X1, with amino-acid sequence MENALATFSASTATAIFLLAASTLYIQGVEGSMGVNYGTLANNLPPPAQVAHFLLESTIINRVRLFDASTEILRAFAHTGIAVTVTVTNDQIPHLTNIGFAQEWLKSNVQPHVRTTNIVRILVGNEVISTANKLLIASLVPAMQTLHAALVGASLDRRIKISTPHSLGILSSSSPPSGGKFRQGYDTHVLKPLLSFLRATNSPFMINPYPFFGSSPETLDYALFRTSSGVFDENTKLSYTNMLDAQLDAVFSAMKLLGFSDIEIVISETGWPSLGDSSQVGVDAESAAQYNRNLMQHVTSGAGTPLMPNRTFETYIFALFNEDLKPGPTCERNFGLFLPDMTPVYDIGILRSTVAAASKFHHATYISVLTIGLLIISNHGDNMLC